The Methylocella silvestris BL2 DNA segment CCGCCTCCATCTCGCCTCGAACGGCGCGGACGCGGCGATGCATCGGCTCACCGCCGATCCGCAGCAGAACGGGCTGAACCGATGGGCGGCGGTGCCGCTTGGCGCCATCCTATGCGCCGGCTTTGATGAGGTGGCCAACCAGTGCCTCAGCTACGAGATGGCGGTCGAGAAGGAGATGGAACTGACCGGCGCGGTGACGCTGTGCCTCTCGTTCAGCTCCAACGAGATCGATTCCCATGTAGTGGCCCGCACGGGCCTCGTCTCGGCGAACGACGCCTACTGCATCCTTTCCATGGGCGCGATCCGCCCCGCCTGCCGCAGGATCGATACCGCGCGCTCCACCACCACGGAGATCGCCATCGACATCGACGCGCCCGAGCCCCTGGTGCCGGGGGTACCGGTGACGCTCCGCTTCAGTCTGACGCCGCACCCTGTGGTGCTGAAGCCGGGCGATCGCCTCCGCCTCGACATCGCGAGCCGCACGGATCTTCTGCGCAGCGATGTGAGTCACGGGCACGCACAGTTCGACATGCAGGTGCCACCCTACTTCGCACGCAATACGCTCCATTACGGCCCGGGCAGCTTCATCGAGTTTGACGTTGCCCCCCCCTTTTTGAGTTGGAGGGAAGCGAACCAACACCATTGAGAATGGCTGCCTTCCGGACCTGCCGACCATCTCACCTGGGGATCCGAAACAGGCGTGGATGGCTGCGGCGAACTTCCGTGACAAACACGATCGGCAGACCACTCGTCGTCGGGCGACTTCTTAGTCCTTCAAAGCGCCCTCTGCTAGAGACCGTGGTGCGGTAGCCTCGCGACCGTTAGAACATGCTGCGCCACCGCGCTGCGTGCCTGGAACCACTGGCGCATTTCCTGTAAAATCGGCTGGCTGCCGTCTGGATCCTCCAGCGTCAGGACGACCGCAAGGGGCGCGCCCTCCGCGGGGAACTGCGCTTCCGCACAAACAAGGTTGGTCACTTCCAGCCGCCATTGCGAAGAGATTCCGTTCTCGTCGAAAGTGCTCTCATATTGCTTGCCCGGCCATCATTTCAGGCCGTGGTCTATGGGCGCCGTCTGGGGTATCGGGAGATTGGTCGACTTCGGCCGGTTTCGGGCCGCGATCTGATTCGTGAATCGGATACTGCCGTCAGATGCTGGCTCCGCCTGGCGCTGCTTCAGGAGTGCCTCGAGATACACGCGATCGAACTCGGCGCCGGAGGCTGAAGCGAGAGGTGCCATATCTGTGGGGCGATTACGGTCTCTGATCTCTTGCCGAAGCCGACGGGCGGGCGAAGCCCACGACATTCTGCAGCAACAAAAGCGATCAGGATCGGCACGTAGAGCCGCTGATAGGCAATCGCAGCGTCGCCGGCCTTACGCATGCCGAAGTTGCAAAGCTCTAGCAAACATCATAGCAGGCAACACAGCGCGGCCGCGGGACGGTCGCGGAGGCGTGGCTTTAATGGCCGGGGCGGGGCGGGGCGGGGCGCCGCGTCTCGATCGATCATCGTCTTGGGCGCCGTGCTTGAATATGCTTGTAAGCGAAAAGTCGTCTCCGAAAGCGTCATGCGCGGGATCGCCCGCCAAACCTATGAAGCGCTTATCAATGCTTGCGAGGACGAAGGGACAAAAAAGGTCCTCGTTCATTTGGCTACGCGCGAGATTACGCACGCCAACATGTTCATGAAAGCCCTGGACCAAATGGGCAAGCTGCACGACGCGCTGTTTGGCAACATCGAGCCGGACGAAACTGTAAAGCTGGTGTTCAATCTGTCTCAGGCGACGATGCGCGCGGCCCCTGGAATGAAGAGCCTGATTTCGAATAAATCGCAGATCCTTAACCCGAAGGCGGCATGCCGGCCCCACCGGTCAATCCGGATGACGAGCGTTCGCCGGCGAGCAAGGCCATCCCGAAGGGCAAAGCTCGGCCGGTGGAGAAAGGACGATAAGAAAGTCGGTCTCCGACGCCGAGGCGGCTCTTCGCCGCCTCGGTTATCGCTTTGGAGTTGGCCGGCTCACTCCGCGCCCATTGTCGAGAGCGCCGGGCCGATCGCTCGCATGATCTCAGGGGCGGCTTCGTGATGAACCATATGTCCGCGGCGCGGGACGACGCGCAGCTCACTGCCTACAATCTCGCGATGCAACCGCATCGATTGAGAGCTGGCTTTAATCAATCGATCATTTCCCCCAACAACGATGCTTACCGGCATACCTAGATCACCGTAACTTTTCTGCGTGGCTGCCGCGTTTGGGATCATCAGCGCCGAGTCGGCGGCGCTTGCATGAAGCTGCGAGGGACGCAGCGCCATCTCTTTGATTGCTGCCGAGAAGGATTTCGACACTTCGGCCGGCGCGAATATTTTCTTCATCACGCCGCCCCAGGCCAGGCGCGCCAGCAAAGGAGAAATCGTGTAGCGCATGATGTCGCCGACAACCGGAAGGGCTCCGATGAATTGCAGTGCGGCGTCGAAGCGGTCGCTGGGATAGAAATACCCTGAAACAAGAACGAGCTTTTTCACCGAGGCCGGATGACGCAGGGCGAGCGCAACAGCGATCGACGCCCCAAGAGAGTGTCCGAGGACCGTTGCCTGCTCGACCTCGAGCTGAATCATTGCTTCATGGATAAGATCCGATTGTGCGGCCGGCGTCCAGATTGTGCCCCTCGGTCTGGAGCTATGGCCGAAGCCCGGTCTATCGATCGCGATCACACGATGACTTTTGGCGGCCAAGTCGAGCAGCCCGCTCGTCTCGAAGTCCTCGATCTGCGTCCCGTTCCCGTGCAAGAGGATCAGCGGCTCGCCGGCGCCGCGCTCCAAATAGTGCAGGCGAACGCCATCCACGTCCAGGAATTTGCCTTCCGGCGGATGACGTCGCTCCGCCACCTTTTTTTGCTCGTGGGCCAAAAGCGCCATGGCTCCCAACGCGATACTGGCTCCTGCAGCAATAAGGGCATAATTCGCGACACTGGAATGGCGCCGCGCTGGCAAAAGAGCTTCGGGAAGTTTCATGAGGTTCCTTGCATGCAAGCGGGTGCCGCGCTGGACGAATGTTGCGGTGCAACCTCGCGCAAGGGACATTCGTTCCCCTCCGTTGGCCAGAATAAGATGTCCGGCTATCCCCGGCCGACTTGAACTGTCTCGACGTTCAGTGAACCCGCCGGCAGCGGTCGTAGGAGCTCGCCCTGCGCCTGTTGCAGATAAATCCACGCCTTCCAATCTTCCGGGCGCAGCACGGCGATCTGGCGGTTATGGATGGGGTTCAACTGGTTCAAATCTCCCCCCGGGCCAGCGCATTTCGGCTCGCTCTTCCTCGACCTCACCGTCGGCGCCCGCCATTCTCGGCGATGAACTCGACGCCCGCCGCTTCGAGGCCGCATGGATGGCGGACGCGTTGGCCGCCGACGCCCAGCGCGCGCGGAATCCTCGGTCGGGGCGGATCCCCTGACCCTGCGCGCATGGACCCGCTGCCGCCGCGACGCAAGGATCGAGAGTCTGCCTCCAGGGCCGCCGAAGTTTTCCCGGCTATTCGCCGCGGCCCAGGAGATAGGCTGCCGAAAGCCATCCGTGATGCGTCAATACGTCGAGCCGGCGAGCAGCGTCGACGCGGGCGAACGCCTCAACGGCCGTGAGCCGCCCTGGCGTGACCGCTGCGAGCGTTTCGGTACGATAGGCCCGCTGCAGGACCCCAAGCGCCTTTGTCGCACCCTCGAGTTCGGCCAGTGCCTCCTCAGCCTCGGGCGAGACGCCCCAGCCAATGGGCTCTGCGTGGCTGCTGAGCGCGGATTCGTCGGTGATCTCATCTGCGATCGTGCCTACGCTGCGCATGGCAGCCGCGCAAAGCTGGGCAGCGAGGAGGGCGTCAGGATCGCCCTTCGCTGGCCGCGCTGCGACACACTCGGCCGCCAACTCGGCCAGCCGCGAGGCGTGATCAAGCGCGTGCAGCGTGCTGGTGAGCCGCTGTTGCTCCTCTTCCGAGGCGGGCGGCGTCTTCAATTCCGACAGAAACTCCCGCGCTTTTTCCAGCACGCGTTCGCTCCCATCGACAAGATCATCCAGCCGCTTGCCCCCGAGGAGCGACGCTTCGACCGACGCACTGAGTCCTTGCAAAACCGATGCGATTGCGCGCCGCGCCGCCTCGACCGCGACGACCGGATTAACGAGAGCCGCTGGGTCGAGACCGCGCTCGATCGGAGAAGCCTTGTCCGGAAGCAGCCGCTCGACGATCCGCGTGAACCAGCCGATGGCTGGCAGCAGCACGCCGACCCCAACGACATTGTACGCTGTATGGTAGGCCGCGAGCAGCGTGAGGCCGTCGACCCAGCTTTGCCAGCCCTGCATCAGCGGCATGGCGAGAGGAAATGCGGCGAGCGCAAACAGCGCGGCGATCAACTTGAACAGCACATAGGCCAATGCAAGCCGCTTCGCCATCACGCTCGCGCCGATCGCAGCCAGAGCCGAACTCGTCGCCGTGCCAATGTTCTGCCCGATGATCAGCGCGCAGCCCTGGTCGAGCGATATGGCGCCAGCGCCGAAAGCCGCGAGCGTCACTGCGATCGCCGCGGTCGAGGACTGCATCACGGCGGTCATCGCTAGACCCACGGCCACCAGCGTGAGCAGGCCGCTCCAGCCCGCGATCAGGCCAACGCCCGGCGCACCGATGACGGCGGGCAGGTCCGAGGGATGCAGCCGCTCGGCGAGGCCGCCCATCCCTTGCTGGAGGGTCGCCAGCCCGTAAAGCACGAGGGCAAAGCCGGCGAGCGCCGCGCCCGCAGCCGCGATGCGCCCGCCGCCAAGCAGCTTCGTCAGCGCGCCGATGAAGATCATAGGCAGCGCATAGGAGGAGAGCGACACGCGCAGACCAATTAGGGCGACGAGCCAGCCGGTGCCGGTCGTCCCGACGTTCGCTCCGAAAACGAGGCCGAGACCTTGCGGAAAGGTGAGGAGCCCGGCGCTGACAAGGCCAATGGTGGTCATCGTCGTTGCGCTCGACGATTGCACGAGCAGCGTGATGATCGCGCCCCAGGCGACGCCTGAAAGCGGCGTCGCGGCCGCTTTTCCCAGCACCGTGCGCAGAGCCGAGCCGGCCATAGCTTTCAGCCCGTCAGTCATGACAGTCATGCCGAGCAGAAAGAGGCCGACGCCGCCGAGAACCGTTATCGCCGTCGCCATCCGTCAGCTCCCTCGTCCTGCGCCAGGCTGTCCGCAACAAGAAATGGCCTCAAACGCCATCGAGGCTCAAGACCGGAGCGGAATGGTTCGGCCACCGCTCGCCATGGCTTTGGGCGCTCGCCAGGATCGAACGATGGCGGTTCTTTCCGGCTCCCGGGCGGCGGCCCCCATCCACGCTGGGCCTCCGCTTCACACCGACCTCGGCATCCTAGATCAATGCGGTCGAGGGGGTTCTTCGCCAGGCTTGCTAACCGGCGCCGGAAGCGCGGGGTCTTCCATTCCCTGGTCGCACTCCGGTACGCCGTCAACCGCTTCGTCGTTGCGGTCAGTGCCGAGCCAAGGCTCTCCCATTGGGCCAAGGATCCGGACACAATCATCGCCACCGTCAGAAGCGGGCGCCAAGTGTTGGATTACTCAGGATAAGTCTCATGGTCGCCGGGGGTCGCCTTGTGGAAAAGGATGAATGCCACTCCAATAATAAAAATAAAACAGATACTTAACGGTTTCAGCTAGAGCCCGTCACGGGCGGTCGACCCGGAACGATACGCGAACAATCGCCCATGCAGGTGAAAATCCCGCGCCGCGCCGTTCGCGTCGTCGGCTTGACGGCCCCACGCATCAGTTGGAGAGCTCCTCAACCAGCCTGGATCGCCACGGCGCGAAAGCGCAGCAAAGCGAGCAGCAGGAAAAGACCGCCGACGCCGGCCACAAAAAGAAATTGCGGCCACACCACAGCGAACCCCGCGCCGCGAAAGAGGATCGATTGTGCGAATGACACGAAATGCGTCGAGGGCGACAACATCATGATGGAGCTCAGGATCGGCGGCATCGACTCGAGCGGCGTGCTGCTGCCGGAAAGAATGTTCATCGGCATTGCGACGAGGAGGTAGAGCAAGCCGAGCTGCGGCATGGTGCGGGCGATCGTGGCTAAAAAAATGCCGATGGCCGTCGCAAAGAACAGATAGATGGCGACGCCGCCTACGAATAAAGTCGCCGAACCGGCGATAGGGATCTTGAGAAAATGACGCACCACGATCTCGAGCGACAAGGCGGCTGAGACGGTGATCACAAGCCCATTGGCCCAGATCTTGGCCATTGCGATCTCGAAGGGCGTGACGGGCATAACGAGCAGGTGATCCATGGTGCCGTGCTCGCGCTCGCGAATGATGGCGGCGCCGGCCAGAATGATCGCCAGCATGGTGACATTATTGACGATGCCCATGACGCCCGTGAACCAGGCTGTGGTGACATTGGGATTGAAGGCGACGCGCACGGCGAGCGTGATTGGCGACCTTGGGACATTTTGCGATCGAGACTGAAATTGCCCCTCGTTGCGGGACACGAAATTATCGATCTCGGTCATCAGGATTTGCTGGATATAGCCGTAGCCAAGGCCTGCCTGCACCATCGCAGTCGCATCTATGTTGACTTGCGCCGCGGGGCTGCGTCCGGCGAGGACGTCTTTCTCGAAGTTCGGCGGGATCACGATGACGAAGGTATAGGCCGCGGTGTTCATCAGGTGGTCGACGTCTCCTTCGGCGATCCGCGCGGGCGGTTTGAAGTAGGGGGGCAGTAGGGCGGCGATCATACGGCGCGACAATGCGGAATGGTCCTCATCCACCACGCCGACCGAAGCATTGTGCAGCTCCTGGGCGTTGCTGTGTCCCTGCACATAGATCGCAAATGAAAATGTGTAGACGACGAGACCGAGAAGCACGAAATCGCGAAAGAAGCTCCGCAGCTCTTTCGTTCCAAGCCAGAAAATATTGCTGAGCGCGTTCATGCTGGAATGGTCTCGCTAGCTTTCTTGCTTGCGCAGAAAGATGAGGCTGAGCAGGGTCAGGATGGGAATGAAGGCGGCGAGCTGAAGCAGGGTCATGGAGAGATCCTGAAAGCCCAGCGCCTTGGTGAACGTCCCGACGCTGATCTTCAGAAAATACGTCATCGGGAAGCCTCGCCCGAGCATGGCCGGAGCTCCGACCAGAGACGAAACCGGCGTGAGCATCCCAGAAAATTGCGTGGCGGGCAGCATGGTAAGGATCGTAGCCCCGAAAAGAGCCGCGATCTGCGTCTGGCAGAATGTCGAAATCAACATGCCGATGCCGGTCGTCGCTGTCACATAAAGCAGGGCGCCCAACAGCAACACGGGAAAGCTGCCCCTGATCGGCACGCCGAAGACGAGGAGCCCCATCAGGCATAAAATGGCAAAATTGACCATAGCGATGACGATATAGGGAATCTGCTTGCCGAGCAGGAACTCAATGCGGGTGACGGGGGTCACGTAGAGATTGGTGATCGAGCCCAGTTCCTTCTCGCGCACGATGGCGAGCGCCATCAGAATCGCGGGGATCTCGACGAGCAGGAGCGCGATGCTGCCCGGCACCTGCGCATAAATGCTCTCGAAATCCTGATTGTAGAGAAACCTCGTTTCGATCCGCGCCTGCACCGCGGGGTTTGAATGCGCGTAGCCGAGCATGGCGACGTCCTTGTTGCGCAAGGCCTGGCGCACATCGTCCGGGGTGTTATCGGCGGCCTGGCCCTCGCGCACCGCGTAATCTGAAAGAAATTGCTGGTGCGCGCTCTGGAGATATCCCCGGATCGTCTCCGCCCGGAACGGCATGGCGCCGTCCACCCATGCGCCGACAGAGGTTGGCAGGTTCTTCTTGATGTCGCGGCCGAAGTCCGGAGGGATCTCGATGGCCGCCTTGATGTCTCCCGATTGGAGCCGCCTTTCGAGATCCGCCTGATCGACGATTGGCTTTTTCTCGATGAAGTAGGTCGAGCCGCGCAGTTCTTCGAGATAGGTCCGGCTGTCGTGTGAATTGTCGCGGTCGAGCGCAGCAAACGTCAGATTGTTCACGTCGGTTGAAATGCCCGCGCCGAAAACGGACATCAGGAAAGCCGTCCCAAGCAGCGCGAACCCCAGGCGGATGGGATCGCGCAACAGCTCGAGTCCCTCGCGAATCGTGTAGGCAAACA contains these protein-coding regions:
- a CDS encoding alpha/beta fold hydrolase is translated as MKLPEALLPARRHSSVANYALIAAGASIALGAMALLAHEQKKVAERRHPPEGKFLDVDGVRLHYLERGAGEPLILLHGNGTQIEDFETSGLLDLAAKSHRVIAIDRPGFGHSSRPRGTIWTPAAQSDLIHEAMIQLEVEQATVLGHSLGASIAVALALRHPASVKKLVLVSGYFYPSDRFDAALQFIGALPVVGDIMRYTISPLLARLAWGGVMKKIFAPAEVSKSFSAAIKEMALRPSQLHASAADSALMIPNAAATQKSYGDLGMPVSIVVGGNDRLIKASSQSMRLHREIVGSELRVVPRRGHMVHHEAAPEIMRAIGPALSTMGAE
- a CDS encoding manganese catalase family protein, which codes for MGAVLEYACKRKVVSESVMRGIARQTYEALINACEDEGTKKVLVHLATREITHANMFMKALDQMGKLHDALFGNIEPDETVKLVFNLSQATMRAAPGMKSLISNKSQILNPKAACRPHRSIRMTSVRRRARPSRRAKLGRWRKDDKKVGLRRRGGSSPPRLSLWSWPAHSAPIVESAGPIARMISGAAS
- a CDS encoding ABC transporter permease — encoded protein: MNALSNIFWLGTKELRSFFRDFVLLGLVVYTFSFAIYVQGHSNAQELHNASVGVVDEDHSALSRRMIAALLPPYFKPPARIAEGDVDHLMNTAAYTFVIVIPPNFEKDVLAGRSPAAQVNIDATAMVQAGLGYGYIQQILMTEIDNFVSRNEGQFQSRSQNVPRSPITLAVRVAFNPNVTTAWFTGVMGIVNNVTMLAIILAGAAIIREREHGTMDHLLVMPVTPFEIAMAKIWANGLVITVSAALSLEIVVRHFLKIPIAGSATLFVGGVAIYLFFATAIGIFLATIARTMPQLGLLYLLVAMPMNILSGSSTPLESMPPILSSIMMLSPSTHFVSFAQSILFRGAGFAVVWPQFLFVAGVGGLFLLLALLRFRAVAIQAG
- a CDS encoding CocE/NonD family hydrolase C-terminal non-catalytic domain-containing protein, with product MIIGPPAYDLPAYHWQLEALAFFDHLIYGADNGYASQARVRYWVEGADAYRSASSWPLPGSKSLRLHLASNGADAAMHRLTADPQQNGLNRWAAVPLGAILCAGFDEVANQCLSYEMAVEKEMELTGAVTLCLSFSSNEIDSHVVARTGLVSANDAYCILSMGAIRPACRRIDTARSTTTEIAIDIDAPEPLVPGVPVTLRFSLTPHPVVLKPGDRLRLDIASRTDLLRSDVSHGHAQFDMQVPPYFARNTLHYGPGSFIEFDVAPPFLSWREANQHH
- a CDS encoding Na/Pi cotransporter family protein translates to MATAITVLGGVGLFLLGMTVMTDGLKAMAGSALRTVLGKAAATPLSGVAWGAIITLLVQSSSATTMTTIGLVSAGLLTFPQGLGLVFGANVGTTGTGWLVALIGLRVSLSSYALPMIFIGALTKLLGGGRIAAAGAALAGFALVLYGLATLQQGMGGLAERLHPSDLPAVIGAPGVGLIAGWSGLLTLVAVGLAMTAVMQSSTAAIAVTLAAFGAGAISLDQGCALIIGQNIGTATSSALAAIGASVMAKRLALAYVLFKLIAALFALAAFPLAMPLMQGWQSWVDGLTLLAAYHTAYNVVGVGVLLPAIGWFTRIVERLLPDKASPIERGLDPAALVNPVVAVEAARRAIASVLQGLSASVEASLLGGKRLDDLVDGSERVLEKAREFLSELKTPPASEEEQQRLTSTLHALDHASRLAELAAECVAARPAKGDPDALLAAQLCAAAMRSVGTIADEITDESALSSHAEPIGWGVSPEAEEALAELEGATKALGVLQRAYRTETLAAVTPGRLTAVEAFARVDAARRLDVLTHHGWLSAAYLLGRGE